From Polynucleobacter sp. AP-Sving-400A-A2:
TTAAAAGAAATGAGCTCGATGCCATTTCCAGGCAATGTACGTCAATTAGAAAATCTCTGTCACTGGCTGACGGTGATGACACCATCTAATGTCATTGGAGTTAGTGATTTGCCAGCTGATGTTTTGGCAGAAGCCGGTGAACAGCCGGTTCTATTACAGGGCGAGTCTAGCTCCAATGTACAGCTTGCATCTAGAACTAGCCCTGTTGACTGGGAAGGCGGTTTGGCGCGCCTTGCAGTCAAAATGTTGCAGGATGGAGATTCCGAAGTGTATGACGTGTTGTGCTCTAAATTTGAAAAAGCGGTACTGCAAGCTGCACTAGAGGTAACTCGTGGCAGACGTGTAGAGGCAGCTCAACGACTGGGCATCGGTCGTAATACCATTACCCGGAAATTGCAGGAGCTAGGAATTAATGACTGATTCAATCAGAATAGCTGCCTGGAATGTGAACTCTCTAAAGGTGCGTTTACCGCAGGTGCTTAAGTGGTTGCAGGATCAAGAGCGGGCAAAAACACCTATTGATGCACTCTGTCTTCAGGAGCTTAAGCTGACTGATGATAAGTACCCGCATCAAGAGCTTGAAGAGGCGGGATATATCAGTATTGCTGCTGGGCAAAAAACTTATAACGGTGTGGCGATTATTGTTCGTAAAGCTGCCTTAGCGCCTATTGCTTCCGATCATGACACTACTTTTCTAAAGCCAGTCAGAAATATTCCAGAAAATGTAGATGAGCAACAACGTATCTTAGCGGCTACAGTATGCTTCAAGGGAATGCAGCCTATTCGCCTAGTATCAGCATACTTCCCTAATGGGCAGTCGCCCGATAGTGACAAGTTTATTTACAAACTAGGCTGGCTTAAGGCGCTAGAAAATTGGTTAAAAGAAGAACTAACTCAGAATAGTCGCTTAGCCCTTTTAGGTGACTTCAACATTGCACCAAGTGACATCGACGTACACGACCCCTCAAAATGGATCGGGCAAAATCTAGTTTCTCCAGAAGAACGTAAAGCTTTCCAGCAACTACTGGAATTAGGCTTGACAGATTCTTTTCGCATGTTTGAGCAGGCGCCAAAATCTTTCAGCTGGTGGGATTACCGCATGATGGGCTTCCGAAGAAACGCTGGTATGCGTATCGACCACATTCTTCTGAGTGATGCACTAAAAGAAAAGTGCAAGTCCAGCATCATCGATAAAGAGCCGCGAACTTGGGAGCAACCTTCGGATCATGCCCCCGTCATTGCAGAAATTAAAGCTTAAATCATTACCCTGCAAAGCTACTGAGTCACTAAGCCGCCGTGACGAAGTAAGGCATCGATACTGGGCTCGCGGCCTCTGAATGCCTTAAATGACTCGGCAGCGGGGCGGCTACCACCCACCTCCAGAATTTCTTGGCGATAGCGAATACCCGTTTTTTCATCAAGGACGCTACCGGTCAGTTTGGCAGCTTCTTCAAAAGCGGAATAGACATCGGCTGAGAGTACTTCCGCCCATTTATAGCTGTAATAACCAGCAGCATAGCCACCAGCGAAAATATGGCTGAAGGTATTTATCCAGCGAGAGATGGATGCCTGCGGTATGACATTGAATTGATCTGAAATGCTTCTAGACAGATCGAGCACAGCCTGCCCATGTGCACTCATGGGATCAAAGCTAGCATGAAGGCGCCAATCAGTGAGTGACATCACAACCTGCCGCAAAGTCATATAGCCATTTTGAAAATTTTTGGCAGCCAGTATTTTTTCAAATAATTCACGAGGCAGCGGTTTTCCAGTTTCAGCATGCGCTGTCATTTTTTCTAAGACCTCCCATTCCCAGCAGAAGTTTTCCATGAACTGGCTTGGCAGCTCTACGGCATCCCATTCAACACCATTGATACCGGACACGCCTAAGGCACTGACTTGGGTTAAGAGGTGATGTAGACCATGACCGCTCTCGTGAAAGAGTGTGATCACATCATCATGAGTGATTGTCGGTTGGCGCAATACACCATTGACTTTGACAGGAGGTGCAAAGTTACAGACCAGATACGCTACTGGAATCTGGATTTCCCCACTAGGTAATTCACGGCGACCGCGCGCATCATCCATCCATGCTCCGCCACGTTTACCTGATCTCGCATAGGGGTCTAAGTAAAAATAGGCCACTATATTATTTGCAGTATTTTTGACTGAGAAGGATTGGACATCTGGATGCCAAGTTGGCAGATTAACCTTTTCAATCTTCACCCCAAACAAAGTTTGAATGACGCCAAATAGGCCCTCCAATACCTTAGGTAAAGGGAAGTATTGTTTCAACTCATTTTCAGAAAAAGAATAGCGCTCTTGTTTTAATCTCTCGGAAGCATAGGCAACATCCCAAGGCTCTAACCCATTGGCAATAGAGAGTTCAGTCCCGGCAAAGTCAGAAAGTTCTTGCCAATCCTTTAATGCAAAAGGTTTTGCTTTTTCAGCAAAATTCGTTAAGAAGGTATCGACTTCCTCAACGGTGCTTGCCATTTTAGGTGCCAAACTCAGAGCGGCATAGTTTTTGAATCCCAACATGCGCGCTTCTTCATCGCGAAGCTTTAATTGCTCAAGCATGTTTTGCGTATTATCCCAATCAAGTTTGCCTTGAGAGTATTGCGGGGCTAATTCAGAAGCTCGAGTGACATAGGCCTCATACATTTGGCGACGTAGTGCCCTGTTCTCAGAGTACTGCATTACTGGGTAATAGGAAGGGAAATGCAATGAAAATGCCCAACCTTGAAGATTCTTTTGTTGGGCAAGATCGGCTGCAGCAGCAATAGCATCTTCAGGTAAGCCAGCCAAATCGGCATTATCAGTTATGAGATGAATAAATCCATCAGTGGCATCTAAAACATGATCAGAGAAGGCCTTGCCTAATAATGCTTGCTCATCTTGAATCGCAGCAAAACGGGGCTTATCGGCATCACTCAGCTCTGCGCCACCAAGGCGGAAGTCTCTTAATGAGTTTTTAATCACTTTTTTCTGTGCAGAATTAAGTTTCAAAAAGTCACTATCTTGACTCAGGACTTTAAACTTTTCATATAGCGCAAGATTTTGTCCCAAGCTTGAAAAGAAGGCGGTTACCTTAGGCATCATCTCGCCATAAGCAGCTCGTAGCTCCGGCGTATCTCCGACGCTATTTAAGTGAGAAACAACACCCCATGACCGACTTAGGGATTCAGTTGCGTCCTCAAGGGGTTCGAGCAAATCATTCCAGTTTGCAGGGGTGCTTGGGTCCACCGCATGATCAACTGCAGATTGCGCCCGCTGCAAAAGGAAATCGATTGCCGGTGCAATGTCGGATGGCTTTACCTCAGGGTAGGCACAAATACCTCTTCCGAATGCAATTAGTGGATTTTTTTGAAGTTCGGCAGAAGGCTTTGATGTGATTGATGTAGTCATCCCCATAGCTTAATGGACGACAGGAACTTTTGCTAATCAGATCCTAAAAAAGGCCTCAAGCGAAGGCGCCTATTAAGACGGCTTGGCCGCCTTTTCTGCTGCCTCTAGGGTATTCATCAGAAGCATGGTGATAGTCATGGGGCCTACGCCACCTGGCACGGGTGTGATCCAACCAGCAACATATTGAACGGCATCAAAATCTACGTCGCCACAGAGTTTGCCATCGGGCATGCGATTAATTCCCACGTCAATGACTACGGCACCATGTTTGACCATATCACCGGTAATCATTTTCGGCTTGCCAGTTGCCACTACCAAAATATCGGCATCTTTAGTGTGATGCGCTAAGTCACGAGTCTTGCTGTTGCAAATAGTGACGGTTGCGCCTGCTTGTAGCAAGAGCATAGCCATGGGTTTGCCAACAATATTAGAAGCGCCCACGATCACCGCACGCGCACCACGGATGGGGTATTCAATGCTCTCCAGGATTTTCATGCAGCCATAAGGAGTGCAGGGCTTGAATTCAGGCTGGCCTACCATGAGGGCGCCAGCATTGGCTACGTGAAAGCCATCCACATCTTTTGCTGGTGCGATTGCCTCCAGTACGCGCTCAGCTGCAATGTGCTCGGGAAGCGGTAGTTGGACCAAGATCCCGTGGATCGCTGGATCAGCATTGAGAGTGGCAATACGAGCAAGTAATTCTTCTTCGCCTAACTCTACGGAGTAGCGCTCAAGCACGGAGTGGAAACCAACGTCTTCACAGGCTTTTACTTTGTTTCTGACATAAACCTGACTAGCAGGATTTTCGCCAACAACGATGACAGCTAAACCTGGTCTAACACCCTTGGCTGTAACGATTGCTCCACGTGCAGCAATTTCAGTACGTAATTTTTTTGATAGCGCAACGCCATCGAGTAACTGTGCAGGCATAAAAAATTAATTCGGCTGTGGATCAGAAAGGGCAAGACGTAGAAGATCTGCAACGGTATTCACATTGAGCTTTTCCATAATATTCGCGCGATGAGCCTCTACAGTTTTGATTGAGATACTCAAATCATCTGCGATTTGTTTGTTTAAGCGACCGGCTACGATGCGCTCGAGTACTTGGCGTTCACGCCCAGTGAGTTTGCTCAAGAGGCTTTGGGTGACCTTACGCTGACTTGCTTGTGAGTAATCAACTCGCGCTTTTCCAAGCATACGATCTACTAAGCCACAGAGATCGTTTTCTTTAAACGGTTTTTCGATAAAGTCCACCGCACCACGCTTCATAGTCGAAACTGCCATCGAAACATCCCCGTGACCAGTAATAAAAGCAACTGGCATGGGTAGGTTTTCACTAATGAGGCGCTCTTGTAATTCTAGGCCAGACATGCCGGACATGCGGACATCCAGAATGGCGCAGGAGATGGTTGTCTTGTCAGTACTTTGAAGTGACTGCAAAAAACGCTCAGCACTTGCATGGCAGCGAACAACATAACCATTGCTTTCGAGTAGCCAGGTAAGGGAGTCGCGAACTGCCTCATCGTCATCTACAACATAAACTACTTCAGCTTGATTGGGTTTGGTGGCAGCACTGATATTCATATTAGCTTTCGCAGATAAATCTAAAAAATACATCAAATTAAATACTATCCTCAGAGCCAGGAGACTCTAAAGGTAATAATATTGTAAAGGTGCAGCCTGACAGCTTTGTATGTTCGGCATCCATCAGATTAGTTGCCCAAAGGCGACCCTGATGGGACTCAATAACGGATCTACAGATATTCAGACCCATGCCCATTCCATCACTTTTGGTGCTGAAAAAGGGCTCAAACATGCGTTCAATCACGGATTCAGCGATCCCGGAGCCTGTATCCTTCACCTGGATGCGCAACATAGTGGGGAAGGTGCTGGTATCTAGATCCGCTGAAATCCGCACAGGAGGAGCCGACCAGCGTGAGGAAAGGGGGTAAACCTCTCTCAAGCTATCTAATGAATTTTTGAGAAGATTGACCAAGACTTGCAGAATTAAGACTGGATCTAAGTCGACCGCAGGAAGATTTTCAGCAATTTCAGTGCTGATACTTAAGCGATGGCGGTGGGCTTCAATTTCTACTAATCCAACGGCATCGTGAATGATTTCAGCAATGTCGCAAGACTTTCTTTGGGGTTCACTTCGTTTTACAAAGCCCTTAATACGCTGAATGATCGTACCAGCGCGATGAGCCTGATCAGATGCCTTCTCTAGCGCCGGAAGAATATCTTTTTGCAAGGCAGGGTCAAGTTGACCCTGTAAGCGCTTTGCTACACCCATGCAATAGTTTGAAATTGCAGCCAGCGGTTGGTTTAATTCATGGGCTAAGGAAGAGGCCATTTCGCCCATGGTTGTTAAGCGGCTAGTAAATTGCATCCGCTCTTCTTGTTGTCGAGCCAAGTCATCAGCTTCGACGCGAGGCGTAATATCCGTGGCAATTAATAATTGTGCCAAGTGACCATCTACCCATGGGACATTCCGTCTGCGAACTTCATACCATTTTGAGATTCCCGTTACCTCATCAAGTAATTGAATTTCTTCTGACTCAGTTTCTTGGTAAGGCGGCTGGACTGAAATGCCTTCGGACGTCTTATCGCTACCAGCTAATTCAAAGTGACCCTTGGCAGTATTACCAAAGCGTTCACGATAGAAGCGATTTGTAAATAATAGTTCGCCGTTCTCATTTGATACTACTGAAACGGCAGCATCAAGCCCTTCTAATACCGCAACAAATCGCTCTTGTGAAGCTGCTAATTCTTCTCGAATTTTCTTGGGTTCGGAGATATCAATTAATGAAGTTACCCAACCAGTTTGCTGACCCTTCTCGTTTACGAGGGGTGCAATAAATGTGCGCGTCTGAATGACTGCTCCATTTCTGTGGAGAATCGAGCCCTCAATCCCAATAGTCCTTTCTTCACTCATCGCTATTTTGAGAGCCTTATTCATTTTGTCAGTCAGCTCATTTTTCTGGCCTTCAGGCCAGAAGGCAAAAGGGGGGCTCAGTCCGATGAGTTCTTCTGCAGACCACCCAGTCATCTCACAAAAAGCTGGATTCACATAAGTAATCACTCTATTCATGTCGTGCGCACGAATTCCCACGGGAGTGGAATTCTCCATCGCACGACGGAAATTAGTTTCCGCTCGAAGATTTGCTTCAGCCTCTTGCCTAACTTGCATCTGTTTGAGAACGGACCATAAGCTCCAGATCACAAATGCACTCAAACCCAGCACGACGCCTATTAACATCCTAAAAGTTAAATTCGTTGCTGGCGGGTAGGTGTCAATGCGTAGACTTAGGTTTGGGCTGAGAACTCCAATATCCAAACTGGTTTGATTGCTAAATGCACGCTTTGGCGTATTTTTATCGAATGAGATTGCTAGGACTCTGTCATCGTCCGTAATTAATGTGAAGCGGTACTGACCCTTGAGCTCGCCAGGAATCATTTCTAGCAAGCCTTGTGTGGTGTATAGAACAGCCACCATGCCATTAATTTCATTACCAGAAATCTGGGGAACTGTTTGCCAAAATACGTTACGAATCTCTTTTGAGATGACTTCGTCGCTGGGGACTTCAAGCGTCATGAACTGACTAAAAGCAGGTCTGCTTGTTGCTGAACTGAGCTCAAGTGTTTTTCTTAAGCCTTGATTGATAGTCTCAGCGTTTACGTTCTTATTGAACCATTCTGTTCTTAAGTTATCTAGTGGAATTCTCCACTGTCGTTGACCTGCTTTATCAATCCAAACTATTTGTGCAATTTCATGATTACTTTGTAATAAATTTTCAGCTTGAATAAAGAAGTTTTCTTTTGACTTAGGTGATTCGCCACCACTTACATAATCACGTCCAAGAGACTGAAGTACATCGGTATTGTTAGAAAAACGTAATTGGATTCGTTGCTTAGCAAAAGAAAGCTCTCTAAATAGGGCAGCTTCTTGCTGACTTTTTTCTTGCAACTGCAAGGTACCCATAATGATGCCCATCACTACAGTAAATAGGACGATGGCTATTAGGGGGGTAAAGACAAGCTTGAATCCCCGTATTCGGCGGAGCCATTTCACGGGCGAGAGCTGCCAGAAAGACAGTGCTATTTTTTTCATGTAATCCGCTTATTTTGCCCTATAGATAGGCTTTCTTGGCCTTTTTTCACTTTTTGGCTCATTTGAATGCGATGCAACAATTTTCCACATAGTAAGAAATACTATCATTATGTGAAAAATTGCTTGTTTACACCCATAGACCTTCCTAGAATATTGCCTATAAAGTGAATTAATAAAAACGATATAACTAATGGAGGCAGTTTATGGCAGCGGTTCCAGAACAAATTTTGGGTAGCGCAGGAAAACAAGATGCTGATCCAGGCGAAACCCAAGAGTGGTTACAGGCTCTTGATGGCGTTATTCGGAATGAGGGTCCAGAGCGTGCTGCTTATCTCATTGATCAGCAAATTTCTCATGCCCGAGTGAATGGAGTGA
This genomic window contains:
- the xth gene encoding exodeoxyribonuclease III; translation: MTDSIRIAAWNVNSLKVRLPQVLKWLQDQERAKTPIDALCLQELKLTDDKYPHQELEEAGYISIAAGQKTYNGVAIIVRKAALAPIASDHDTTFLKPVRNIPENVDEQQRILAATVCFKGMQPIRLVSAYFPNGQSPDSDKFIYKLGWLKALENWLKEELTQNSRLALLGDFNIAPSDIDVHDPSKWIGQNLVSPEERKAFQQLLELGLTDSFRMFEQAPKSFSWWDYRMMGFRRNAGMRIDHILLSDALKEKCKSSIIDKEPRTWEQPSDHAPVIAEIKA
- a CDS encoding M3 family metallopeptidase; the protein is MTTSITSKPSAELQKNPLIAFGRGICAYPEVKPSDIAPAIDFLLQRAQSAVDHAVDPSTPANWNDLLEPLEDATESLSRSWGVVSHLNSVGDTPELRAAYGEMMPKVTAFFSSLGQNLALYEKFKVLSQDSDFLKLNSAQKKVIKNSLRDFRLGGAELSDADKPRFAAIQDEQALLGKAFSDHVLDATDGFIHLITDNADLAGLPEDAIAAAADLAQQKNLQGWAFSLHFPSYYPVMQYSENRALRRQMYEAYVTRASELAPQYSQGKLDWDNTQNMLEQLKLRDEEARMLGFKNYAALSLAPKMASTVEEVDTFLTNFAEKAKPFALKDWQELSDFAGTELSIANGLEPWDVAYASERLKQERYSFSENELKQYFPLPKVLEGLFGVIQTLFGVKIEKVNLPTWHPDVQSFSVKNTANNIVAYFYLDPYARSGKRGGAWMDDARGRRELPSGEIQIPVAYLVCNFAPPVKVNGVLRQPTITHDDVITLFHESGHGLHHLLTQVSALGVSGINGVEWDAVELPSQFMENFCWEWEVLEKMTAHAETGKPLPRELFEKILAAKNFQNGYMTLRQVVMSLTDWRLHASFDPMSAHGQAVLDLSRSISDQFNVIPQASISRWINTFSHIFAGGYAAGYYSYKWAEVLSADVYSAFEEAAKLTGSVLDEKTGIRYRQEILEVGGSRPAAESFKAFRGREPSIDALLRHGGLVTQ
- the folD gene encoding bifunctional methylenetetrahydrofolate dehydrogenase/methenyltetrahydrofolate cyclohydrolase FolD gives rise to the protein MPAQLLDGVALSKKLRTEIAARGAIVTAKGVRPGLAVIVVGENPASQVYVRNKVKACEDVGFHSVLERYSVELGEEELLARIATLNADPAIHGILVQLPLPEHIAAERVLEAIAPAKDVDGFHVANAGALMVGQPEFKPCTPYGCMKILESIEYPIRGARAVIVGASNIVGKPMAMLLLQAGATVTICNSKTRDLAHHTKDADILVVATGKPKMITGDMVKHGAVVIDVGINRMPDGKLCGDVDFDAVQYVAGWITPVPGGVGPMTITMLLMNTLEAAEKAAKPS
- a CDS encoding response regulator transcription factor, which encodes MNISAATKPNQAEVVYVVDDDEAVRDSLTWLLESNGYVVRCHASAERFLQSLQSTDKTTISCAILDVRMSGMSGLELQERLISENLPMPVAFITGHGDVSMAVSTMKRGAVDFIEKPFKENDLCGLVDRMLGKARVDYSQASQRKVTQSLLSKLTGRERQVLERIVAGRLNKQIADDLSISIKTVEAHRANIMEKLNVNTVADLLRLALSDPQPN
- a CDS encoding PAS domain-containing sensor histidine kinase, whose protein sequence is MKKIALSFWQLSPVKWLRRIRGFKLVFTPLIAIVLFTVVMGIIMGTLQLQEKSQQEAALFRELSFAKQRIQLRFSNNTDVLQSLGRDYVSGGESPKSKENFFIQAENLLQSNHEIAQIVWIDKAGQRQWRIPLDNLRTEWFNKNVNAETINQGLRKTLELSSATSRPAFSQFMTLEVPSDEVISKEIRNVFWQTVPQISGNEINGMVAVLYTTQGLLEMIPGELKGQYRFTLITDDDRVLAISFDKNTPKRAFSNQTSLDIGVLSPNLSLRIDTYPPATNLTFRMLIGVVLGLSAFVIWSLWSVLKQMQVRQEAEANLRAETNFRRAMENSTPVGIRAHDMNRVITYVNPAFCEMTGWSAEELIGLSPPFAFWPEGQKNELTDKMNKALKIAMSEERTIGIEGSILHRNGAVIQTRTFIAPLVNEKGQQTGWVTSLIDISEPKKIREELAASQERFVAVLEGLDAAVSVVSNENGELLFTNRFYRERFGNTAKGHFELAGSDKTSEGISVQPPYQETESEEIQLLDEVTGISKWYEVRRRNVPWVDGHLAQLLIATDITPRVEADDLARQQEERMQFTSRLTTMGEMASSLAHELNQPLAAISNYCMGVAKRLQGQLDPALQKDILPALEKASDQAHRAGTIIQRIKGFVKRSEPQRKSCDIAEIIHDAVGLVEIEAHRHRLSISTEIAENLPAVDLDPVLILQVLVNLLKNSLDSLREVYPLSSRWSAPPVRISADLDTSTFPTMLRIQVKDTGSGIAESVIERMFEPFFSTKSDGMGMGLNICRSVIESHQGRLWATNLMDAEHTKLSGCTFTILLPLESPGSEDSI